The Sulfurovum riftiae sequence GCAGCATCATTGCTACTTTTTGGTTAATGACAAATGCTTCAAAAAGCACTCTTACATACATTAGTGTGCATGCCATGGCGATCCCTGCTGCAAAATTGTTGAGATATGCTTTCTGTGTCGTATACATCTGTGAAAGAGAAACAGATACGGCAGTAGAGGAGATCAGCCCGCCAAAAAGACCTGTCAGAAGTACACCTCTCTTATTCCCCAAAATCTTTATCGCTACATAGCCGACAAAGGAGATCGCTGCAATGATGATGGCCATGAGCCATGTCTTGTAGGGATTGAAAAGTTTGTACGGCCCTATCATTTCATCAGGCAATATGGGAAGGATCAAAAAGGTCATGGCCAAAAGCAGTATGCTGGCATTGAAATCACCCGGAGTGATATTCTGTTCTATTCTTTGCAAACGCGGTTTGATCTCCAGAAGAATGATCATCAGAACACCGATGAAGATAGCATACTGCTCCAAACGGAGATAGACCATCAACCCAAGCAGATAGGTTATGATCGCTGCTACCTGGGAGGTCATGCCCATATTTTTGTAAAGAGTGGTTTTGATATAGTATGAGAAACCTATAAGGCCGACTATAGAAAGTGCGATGATGATTATAATAACGGGTGCAGAAGTGTATAACCATCCGGAAAGAAAACCCAGTAATGAGATGAGTGCAAAGGTACGTGAGCCGGCAAAATAAGCCTCTTTTTTATCTGAGGTATTGCTGTAGATCACTGTCATGGTTCGCTGCAACCCTATCATAAATCCGAGTATAACGGCGATCAAAAGTGTTTTTATCAGTATATAGTCCAATTATGATCCTTTTTCTGTACGGGGAGCTTCTTTTGCTTCTTTTCTCTCCATGATCATCCATTCTATCGTTTTATAGATCTCTGTCACAATAAAGATCGGTATGGAAACTTCAAAGATAAGCAGCCAGTCTTCCCAGCCCAAAGGGACCGTATGCAGTGCTTTCTGCAAAAATGGTACATAGACCGCGCCCACCTGCAAAGAGACGGTTATGATCCATGCAGAGATCAGCCAGCGGTTACTGAAGAAGCCCAGGGTATACATGGGCGCATGCAGGGAACGATAGTTGAAAACGTTCATCTTCTCCAGTATGATGATCGCCGTGAAAGCTGCTGTCTGCGCCAGGGCCACAGCCTGGGCCTCAGGCAGTCCCGATGCAAGATAATGATGGAATATCCACAGTGTTGCCCCACCGATATAGCCTCCGAGCAGCAGGATCATAACGATCCCCCTTGTCTGGAGGAAGGATTCACCGCTTGCGCGGGGAGGACGGTGCATAGTGCCTTTTTCCGCTTTTTCCATGCCCAGAGCCACAGCGGTCATGCCGTCTGTTACCAGATTCATCCACAAGATCTGTACCGGTAGAAGGATCAGCGGTCCTCCCAGAAGGATATTGACAAAGATCGCTATCACTTCGCCGATATTGGATGAAAGCAGATAGGTAACGAATTTCTTGATATTGTCGTACTGCCTGCGTCCTTCTCTGACCGCATTGATGATGGAGGCGAAGTTGTCATCGAGGAGTATCATGTCTGCTGCACCTTTGGCAACATCGGTCCCCCTCATCCCCATGGCAATACCGATATCGGCCTTTTTGAGTGCAGGAGCATCATTGACCCCATCACCTGTCATCGCCGTGACGGATCCGTCCTCCTGCAGTATCCGGACAATACGCAGTTTGTCGGCAGGAGTGGTCCTGGCAAAGAGCGTACCCTCTTTGAGTTTCTTTCTCAATGCACTGTCATCCATACT is a genomic window containing:
- a CDS encoding MgtC/SapB family protein; the protein is MDYILIKTLLIAVILGFMIGLQRTMTVIYSNTSDKKEAYFAGSRTFALISLLGFLSGWLYTSAPVIIIIIALSIVGLIGFSYYIKTTLYKNMGMTSQVAAIITYLLGLMVYLRLEQYAIFIGVLMIILLEIKPRLQRIEQNITPGDFNASILLLAMTFLILPILPDEMIGPYKLFNPYKTWLMAIIIAAISFVGYVAIKILGNKRGVLLTGLFGGLISSTAVSVSLSQMYTTQKAYLNNFAAGIAMACTLMYVRVLFEAFVINQKVAMMLLLPYAAASLSGLIFVYILYKHAKTAAFDLEKTDIAENPLQLSEAVKFGILFGVIYGAISIVQNHYGNIGVYIISILSGITDVDAITLSLAQLSSDQKLSLQVSVNGIVIASITNSLIKLGIIYWIGGKSIGRRLTLFFLITLGMMGAGLYISDLFFIS